A window from Salvia miltiorrhiza cultivar Shanhuang (shh) chromosome 2, IMPLAD_Smil_shh, whole genome shotgun sequence encodes these proteins:
- the LOC131009004 gene encoding galactinol synthase 2-like: protein MAPEIVKSTVGNADAPVVGGPRHAYVTFLAGDGDYVKGVVGLAKGLRKVGAAFPLVVAVLPDVPADHRRLLVAQGCILREIQPASPPARADAHHNTYVRNYFVLNYCKLRLWEFVEYERMIYMDADVQVFDNIDHLFELPSGYFYGVVDCVCEMYGRPCAQKLRWPEELGPQPPYYLNGGMFIFEPNLNTYHHLIQTLKLTPPTPFAEQDFLNMFFRENMKAIPPMYNLLVAMLWRHPEAADVEAAKVVHYCVAGSKPWRFTGEEENMQRRDMKMLVKKWWEIYNDASLDFNAQRHTKTPAASRPPELVVHYRSASSAA, encoded by the exons ATGGCTCCCGAGATTGTGAAATCAACGGTCGGAAATGCGGATGCGCCGGTGGTGGGCGGTCCTCGGCATGCCTACGTCACGTTCTTGGCCGGCGACGGCGACTACGTGAAAGGCGTCGTTGGGTTGGCCAAGGGTTTGAGGAAAGTCGGCGCTGCTTTCCCGCTCGTCGTGGCGGTCCTTCCCGACGTCCCGGCGGACCACCGCCGTCTCCTGGTGGCGCAGGGCTGTATCCTCCGTGAGATTCAGCCGGCGTCCCCTCCCGCTCGCGCTGATGCTCATCACAACACGTATGTTAGAAACTATTTCGTTCTCAACTACTGCAAGCTTCGCCTTTGGGAg TTTGTGGAGTACGAGAGAATGATATACATGGATGCAGATGTGCAAGTGTTTGACAACATAGATCACCTGTTTGAGCTGCCAAGCGGCTATTTCTATGGGGTGGTGGACTGTGTGTGCGAGATGTACGGCCGGCCCTGCGCCCAGAAACTCCGGTGGCCGGAAGAACTCGGCCCCCAGCCCCCTTACTACCTCAACGGCGGCATGTTTATATTCGAGCCTAACCTCAACACCTATCACCACCTAATCCAAACCCTCAAACTCACCCCTCCCACGCCTTTTGCCGAGCAG GATTTCCTGAATATGTTCTTTAGAGAGAACATGAAGGCGATTCCTCCGATGTACAACCTGCTGGTGGCGATGTTGTGGCGGCACCCGGAGGCGGCGGACGTGGAGGCGGCGAAGGTGGTTCATTACTGCGTGGCGGGGTCGAAGCCGTGGAGATTCACCGGTGAGGAAGAGAACATGCAGAGACGAGACATGAAGATGCTGGTGAAGAAATGGTGGGAAATATACAACGACGCGTCCTTGGATTTCAATGCCCAACGCCACACCAAGACTCCGGCGGCGTCGCGGCCGCCGGAGCTGGTGGTTCACTACAGGTCCGCTTCATCGGCGGCTTGA
- the LOC131008987 gene encoding probable carboxylesterase 18, which yields MILLSSTPPLLSFTHTHCNINLQSCNREIIKPPNMANHSAKPTFPLMMRLKFFIGSFMLKRVMRSDGTINRRLLSLLDPKIPAAPAASPVSSSDVSVDPSRDLWFRLFVPSSSTAQKLPLITYFHGGGFSCFSPHSKSCHELCRALAARIPAVVASVNYRLAPEHKYPCQYDDGFDALKFINDANRDVLPPCADLRRCFLAGDSAGGNIAHHVAVRAGLDGIELAGIVAVQPFFGGEERTEAEVRLAKGPVLTAEGADALWRMFLPAGADRNHAAVNVFGGGGGDERVRSVEFPRALVVVGGADPVQDWQRRYAEGLKRCGKQVELVEYANAFHGFYAFQDLPEFEFLLRDVRAFINKH from the coding sequence atgataTTACTTTCTTCAACTCCTCCCCTCCTttctttcacacacacacactgcaATATTAATTTGCAGAGCTGCAACCGAGAAATCATCAAACCACCAAACATGGCCAATCACAGCGCAAAACCTACCTTCCCATTGATGATGCGGCTCAAATTCTTCATCGGTTCATTCATGTTAAAGCGCGTCATGCGCTCCGACGGAACCATCAACCGCCGCCTCCTTAGCCTCCTCGACCCCAAAATCCCCGCCGCCCCCGCCGCCTCCCCCGTCTCCTCCTCCGACGTCTCCGTCGACCCCTCCCGCGACCTCTGGTTCCGCCTCTTCGTCCCCTCCTCATCCACCGCCCAAAAATTACCCCTAATCACCTACTTCCACGGCGGCGGCTTCTCCTGCTTCAGCCCGCACTCCAAATCCTGCCACGAACTCTGCCGCGCGCTCGCCGCCAGGATCCCCGCCGTCGTCGCCTCCGTCAACTACCGCCTGGCGCCGGAGCATAAATACCCCTGCCAATACGACGACGGATTCGACGCCCTGAAGTTCATCAACGACGCAAACCGCGACGTCCTGCCGCCCTGCGCGGATCTGCGGCGGTGCTTCCTGGCGGGAGACAGCGCCGGCGGGAACATAGCGCATCACGTGGCGGTGAGGGCGGGGCTCGACGGAATCGAACTCGCCGGGATCGTGGCGGTGCAGCCGTTTTTCGGCGGGGAGGAGCGGACGGAGGCGGAGGTGAGGCTGGCGAAGGGCCCCGTGCTGACGGCGGAGGGCGCCGACGCGCTGTGGAGGATGTTCCTGCCGGCGGGGGCGGACCGGAACCACGCGGCGGTGAACGTgttcggcggcggcggaggcgatgAGCGCGTGAGGAGCGTGGAGTTTCCGAGGGCGTTGGTGGTGGTGGGAGGGGCGGATCCGGTGCAGGATTGGCAGAGAAGGTATGCGGAAGGGCTGAAGCGGTGTGGGAAGCAAGTGGAGTTGGTTGAGTATGCTAATGCGTTTCATGGCTTCTATGCTTTTCAAGATTTGCCCGAGTTTGAGTTTCTTCTTCGAGATGTGAGGGCATTTATAAACAAGCATTAG
- the LOC131008971 gene encoding chloroplast stem-loop binding protein of 41 kDa b, chloroplastic, with the protein MASLVVVQHRQPSSAVLSSSLSDFNGARLTSSLQLKRKVWQPKGALRVSASSAKKILIMGGTRFIGIFLSRLLVKDGHQVTLFTRGKAPIAQQLPGEPDAEFADFSSKILHLKGDRKDFDFVKTSLAAEGFDVVYDINGREAVEVEPILDALPNLEQFIYCSSAGVYLKTDYPPHYEVDAVDPKSRHKGKLETESLLASRDVNWTSIRPVYIYGPLNYNPVEEWFFHRLKAGRPIPVPNSGIQITQLGHVKDLATAFIKVLGNPKASKEVFNISGDKYVTFDGLARACAKAGGFPEPEIVHYNPKEFDFGKKKPFPFRDQHFFASIDKAKSLLGWTPEFGLVEGLTDSYNLDFGRGTFRKEADFSTDDIILGKSLVLQS; encoded by the exons ATGGCAAGTCTGGTGGTGGTGCAGCACAGACAACCCTCTTCCGCCGTCCTCTCATCCTCACTCTCCGACTTCAACGGCGCCAGACTCACTTCCTCACTCCAG TTGAAGAGGAAAGTATGGCAGCCGAAAGGGGCATTACGCGTTAGTGCATCGAGTGCCAAGAAGATCCTTATAATGGGAGGCACTCGATTCATTGGCATATTCTTGTCTAGACTCCTTGTCAAAGATGGCCATCAG GTCACTCTTTTCACTAGAGGAAAAGCTCCAATTGCTCAACAGTTGCCCGGTGAACCTGATGCAGAATTTGCTGATTTTTCCTCCAAG ATCTTGCACTTGAAGGGAGACAGGAAGGACTTTGATTTTGTCAAGACGAGCCTCGCAGCAGAAGGGTTCGATGTTGTGTATGATATCAATG GGCGTGAGGCAGTTGAAGTTGAACCTATACTCGATGCTCTACCAAATCTGGAACA GTTCATTTACTGCTCCTCAGCAGGAGTTTACCTCAAAACTGATTATCCTCCTCATTATGAG GTCGATGCAGTTGACCCGAAGAGCAGACACAAGGGCAAGCTGGAGACAGAGAGCTTGCTGGCATCCAGAGATGTGAACTGGACCTCTATAAGGCCAGTCTACATCTACGGGCCGTTGAACTACAACCCCGTTGAGGAGTGGTTCTTCCACCGCTTGAAAGCAGGCCGTCCCATCCCCGTCCCCAACTCAGGCATACAGATCACACAGCTTGGCCATGTCAAG GACCTCGCGACGGCCTTCATTAAGGTGCTTGGCAATCCGAAAGCAAGCAAGGAAGTGTTCAACATCTCTGGGGATAAATATGTCACCTTTGATGGCCTAGCAAGAGCATGTGCTAAG GCTGGTGGATTCCCTGAACCTGAGATTGTTCACTACAACCCTAAAGAGTTTGATTTCGGCAAGAAGAAGCCGTTCCCTTTCCGGGACCAG CATTTCTTCGCCTCGATTGACAAGGCGAAGAGCTTGCTGGGATGGACACCGGAGTTCGGTCTGGTGGAAGGTCTTACAGATTCTTACAACCTAGACTTTGGCAGAGGAACATTCAGGAAAGAAGCTGATTTCTCAACTGATGATATCATTCTTGGCAAGTCACTTGTTCTTCAAAGCTAG
- the LOC131009039 gene encoding Golgi apparatus membrane protein-like protein ECHIDNA, giving the protein MDLNPPQGENYAHPKICFFHVLFKGAALAFYILSALFVDNFVIIFVITVLLAALDFWVVKNVSGRILVGLRWWNEINDDGESVWKFECLDQESMARMNKKDSWLFWWTLYITAVAWIFFAIFSLVRFQADYLLVVGVCLTLSIANIIGFTKCRKDAKKQLQAFASQTIASRFQSTIQSAFSVV; this is encoded by the exons ATGGATCTTAATCCA CCTCAAGGGGAGAACTATGCCCATCCAAAAATATGCTTCTTCCATGTGCTTTTCAAG GGTGCTGCCTTGGCATTTTATATTCTTTCAGCCCTATTCGTGGATAACTTTGTCATCATATTTGTGATCACTGTACTTCTAGCTGCACTTGATTTTTGGGTTGTCAAGAATGTAAGTGGACGCATCTTAGTGGGCCTCAGGTGGTGGAATGAAATCAATGACGATGGTGAGAGTGTGTGGAAATTTGAATGCCTTGACCAAGAG TCAATGGCTCGAATGAACAAGAAGGATTCATGGCTGTTCTGGTGGACCTTATACATTACG GCGGTTGCATGGATCTTTTTTGCCATATTCTCTCTGGTTAGGTTCCAAGCTGATTATCTTCTTGTTGTTGGCGTTTGCTTGACCCTTAGCATTGCTAATATCATCGGATTCACTAAATGCCGAAAAG ATGCTAAGAAGCAGCTTCAGGCATTTGCTTCCCAGACCATTGCTTCTCGTTTCCAATCTACCATTCAGTCAGCGTTTAGTGTTGTTTGA
- the LOC131008964 gene encoding AP-3 complex subunit mu isoform X1, translating into MLQCIFLLSDSGEVLLEKQLTGHRVDRAICDWFWDQILTQGDSLKLVPVIASPTHYLFQVVREGITFLACTQVEMPPLMAIEFLCRVADVLSNYLDGLNEDLIKDNFVIVYELLDEMIDNGFPLTTEPNILREMIAPPNIVSKVLSVVTGNTSNVSNTLPGATASCVPWRKTDLKHATNEVYVDLVEEMDATINRDGNLVKCEIYGEVQVNSNLSGLPDLTLSFANPSIFNDVRFHPCVRLRPWESNQILSFVPPDGQFKLMSYRVKKLKSTPIYVKPQFTSDSGTCRISVLVGIRNDPGKSIDNMTVQFRLPPCITSSDLSSNHGAVNVLADKTCSWTIGRMPKDKAPSMSGTLVLETGMDRLHVFPTFQVSFRIMGVALSGLKIDKLDLKNPLSRPHKGFRALTRGGEFQVRS; encoded by the exons ATGTTGCAGTGTATATTTCTTCTATCAGATTCCGG GGAAGTGTTGCTTGAGAAACAGCTTACTGGTCACCGGGTTGACCGCGCCATATGTGATTGGTTCTGGGACCAAATACTTACTCAAGGTGATTCTTTGAAG CTTGTACCTGTTATTGCTTCACCCACCCACTACCTATTTCAAGTGGTTCGTGAGGGGATCACCTTCTTGGCATGCACCCAAGTTGAGATGCCACCTTTAATGGCAATTGAG TTTCTTTGCAGGGTTGCTGATGTTCTTTCGAATTATTTGGATGGCTTGAATGAAGATCTGATTAAGGATAACTTCGTTATTGTTTATGAG CTGCTAGATGAGATGATAGACAATGGCTTTCCTCTAACAACAGAACCCAATATCCTGAGGGAAATGATAGCTCCTCCAAACATTGTTAGTAAGGTTCTGAGTGTTGTCACTGGTAACACGTCCAATGTGAGCAATACACTTCCAGGAGCAACTGCTTCTTGTGTTCCGTGGAGAAAAACAGACCTTAAGCATGCCACAAATGAAGTTTATGTTGATCTTGTGGAAGAAATGGATGCTACTATAAACAG AGACGGGAATCTGGTGAAATGCGAGATATATGGTGAAGTTCAAGTAAATTCAAATTTGTCAGGTCTCCCGGATCTCACTCTGTCGTTTGCAAACCCTTCAATTTTTAACGATGTGAGATTTCACCCTTGTGTTAGACTTCGGCCATGGGAATCAAACCAGATATTATCCTTTGTGCCACCTGATGGACAATTTAAGCTCATGAGTTACAG GGTAAAGAAATTGAAGAGTACTCCGATCTATGTGAAGCCGCAATTCACCTCAGATTCAGGGACATGTCGAATAAGTGTTTTAGTTGGAATTCGGAATGATCCTGGAAAGTCAATTGATAATATGACAGTTCAATTCCGACTACCACCTTGTATCACGTCATCTGATCTTTCTTCAAATCATGGAGCCGTAAATGTTCTTGCTGACAAG ACCTGCTCATGGACAATCGGGCGGATGCCAAAAGATAAAGCTCCTTCCATGTCAGGTACCTTAGTGCTTGAAACAGGCATGGACCGGCTTCATGTATTTCCCACTTTCCAAGTTAGTTTCAGGATTATGGGAGTGGCTCTCTCCGGCTTAAAAATCGATAAGCTGGATCTAAAGAATCCACTTTCTCGACCACATAAAGGTTTTCGGGCTCTTACAAGAGGAGGTGAGTTTCAGGTGAGATCATGA
- the LOC131008964 gene encoding AP-3 complex subunit mu isoform X2: protein MPPLMAIEFLCRVADVLSNYLDGLNEDLIKDNFVIVYELLDEMIDNGFPLTTEPNILREMIAPPNIVSKVLSVVTGNTSNVSNTLPGATASCVPWRKTDLKHATNEVYVDLVEEMDATINRDGNLVKCEIYGEVQVNSNLSGLPDLTLSFANPSIFNDVRFHPCVRLRPWESNQILSFVPPDGQFKLMSYRVKKLKSTPIYVKPQFTSDSGTCRISVLVGIRNDPGKSIDNMTVQFRLPPCITSSDLSSNHGAVNVLADKTCSWTIGRMPKDKAPSMSGTLVLETGMDRLHVFPTFQVSFRIMGVALSGLKIDKLDLKNPLSRPHKGFRALTRGGEFQVRS from the exons ATGCCACCTTTAATGGCAATTGAG TTTCTTTGCAGGGTTGCTGATGTTCTTTCGAATTATTTGGATGGCTTGAATGAAGATCTGATTAAGGATAACTTCGTTATTGTTTATGAG CTGCTAGATGAGATGATAGACAATGGCTTTCCTCTAACAACAGAACCCAATATCCTGAGGGAAATGATAGCTCCTCCAAACATTGTTAGTAAGGTTCTGAGTGTTGTCACTGGTAACACGTCCAATGTGAGCAATACACTTCCAGGAGCAACTGCTTCTTGTGTTCCGTGGAGAAAAACAGACCTTAAGCATGCCACAAATGAAGTTTATGTTGATCTTGTGGAAGAAATGGATGCTACTATAAACAG AGACGGGAATCTGGTGAAATGCGAGATATATGGTGAAGTTCAAGTAAATTCAAATTTGTCAGGTCTCCCGGATCTCACTCTGTCGTTTGCAAACCCTTCAATTTTTAACGATGTGAGATTTCACCCTTGTGTTAGACTTCGGCCATGGGAATCAAACCAGATATTATCCTTTGTGCCACCTGATGGACAATTTAAGCTCATGAGTTACAG GGTAAAGAAATTGAAGAGTACTCCGATCTATGTGAAGCCGCAATTCACCTCAGATTCAGGGACATGTCGAATAAGTGTTTTAGTTGGAATTCGGAATGATCCTGGAAAGTCAATTGATAATATGACAGTTCAATTCCGACTACCACCTTGTATCACGTCATCTGATCTTTCTTCAAATCATGGAGCCGTAAATGTTCTTGCTGACAAG ACCTGCTCATGGACAATCGGGCGGATGCCAAAAGATAAAGCTCCTTCCATGTCAGGTACCTTAGTGCTTGAAACAGGCATGGACCGGCTTCATGTATTTCCCACTTTCCAAGTTAGTTTCAGGATTATGGGAGTGGCTCTCTCCGGCTTAAAAATCGATAAGCTGGATCTAAAGAATCCACTTTCTCGACCACATAAAGGTTTTCGGGCTCTTACAAGAGGAGGTGAGTTTCAGGTGAGATCATGA